A region of the Vicinamibacteria bacterium genome:
TGGTCGCCAACACGGGTCTTCAGGGGCTCGATCTGGTCGATCCCTGCGATTACCGCACGGTGGAAGCCTGGCGCATGGCGTGGGGCGCCGAAGACATTCTAGAGCAGACCCGGGTCTTCGTCACCCTCGAAGAAGCCTTGGCAGACTGCGTTTACGTGGCTGCACTCGTGGGCCGTCGGCCGCGCCGGGTCGAGCCGATCACGGCACGCGCGATGGCCTCCGAGGTTTCGGAGCTCGCGAGCGATGCCCGAGTCGCCCTCGTCTTTGGCTGCGAGTCCAAAGGCCTCACCGAGGAGGAGCTGTGCCTGTGCCAGCGGCGCGTGCGTATTCCCTCGCATCCACGGCAGCCCTCCTTGAACCTCGCGCAGGCCGTGATGGTCGCGGCGTACGAAGTTCTCGTTGCCCGATCCGGTGGCGCTGCGCCGCCGCCGAGGGCTCCGCATGGCGACGCGCACCGGGCGCTCTCGAAGCTGAAAGACGCGTTTCTCGAGATTGGTTTTCTGCCGAGCCAGAACCCCGAGGCCCGATTCGTGGAGTGGAGGGAGCTCTTCGGACGCGCGGGGCTCACGCCACGCGAAGTGAAGCTCCTGCTCGCGCTCGGGCGCCGAATCGCGAACACCGGCCGCGCCGCGAACCGAGCTAGGAGCTCAAATGGGCCTTGAAGAAAGCCAGCACGCGCTTCCACGCGTCTTCGGCGGCTTTTCGATCATAGACCTCGCGTTCGTCGTTGAAGAAAGCATGGTCGACCCCGGGGTAGGTGTGGAAGTCGGCGGTGACTCGTGCCTCGCGGAGAGCCTTCTCCAGTGCGTTCACCGCCTCGGCGTTCACGAACGCGTCCTTTTCTGCGAATAGACCGAGGACGGGTGCCTGGATCTGCGTGAAGTCAGGCTTCACGTTCGGATGAATTCCATAGAAGTCGACACAAGCACCGATGCGGTCGTTCTTGCTCGCCGCGAAGAGGGCGAGTTGACCGCCCATGCAGAAGCCGACGACGCCCACTTTGTTGCCCGAAGATTTCGACGCCAGGAAGTCCACACCACCGCGGAGATCGCGCTCCGCCCGGCCGATGTCGAGGGCCATCATCAGCTTCCCCGCTTCGTCGGGGGACTTGGTTGCCTCGCCGTGATAGAGGTCGGGCGCGAGTGCTACGTAACCGGAGGCCGCGAATCGATCCGCCACGCTCTTGATGTGGCCGACGAGGCCCCACCATTCCTGGATCACGACGACACCGGGGCCCGCCCCGCTCTCCGGCATCGAGAGATAGCCCCGCGCGCTCCGACCGTTCGAAGGGTAATCCACCAGCTCGCCCACGAGAAATCCTCCTTTCCCCGGCACCGCCGCCAGCGGTCGGAACCAGATCGTACTTGACCCGAGCGCCCGCGTTCAAGAAAATCAGAACTCCACGCTGGCCCCGTGCCGTTCCTCTGATCCGATGATCTTGAGTCGTGAAGAAATGACGTTCGATTTCGGCGGTGCCCGTTTCGACCGGCAACGCGATCGCTCGGTGCTCGTGTGGATCTTCAGCCAATTCCTCTACGGAGAGGTCACTGGAATCCAAGTCGGACACTGGCTCTACCGGGCTCCGTCCCTCGACGCGGCGAACTTCCTCGCGCGTCAGGCGGTCGAAGAGTTGCAGCACGTCGATCGCTTTCGTGACATCATCGAGATCCTCGACGCAAGTCCGGAGACGGCACATCCCGCGGTCCGTTTCCTCTCGTCGGGCATGATGGGCGACGACTGGGCCGAGCACGTTCTCCTCGAAATGGCTCTCGGTGAGGGATACGTTCTCGATGTGCTCTACGCTCTCATCGATACGGTCGAGCATGAAGGCATCGTTTCCATCTTGAGACGCGCGACCCGACAGGAAGAGCGACACGTCGCTTTCGGTGAAGATCAAACTCGCCGGGCGATCGAGGAGAATCCGGCGATCGTCTGGCGACTGCGGGGTCTAGCTCTCTGGTCTCTTTTTGGGATCGACGTTCTCGCTCGCGCCGTCGAGCGCCGATGTGATCGCGAGCATCCGGTCTTGCGGCAATTTCCAGGGTTCCTTCGCCACGTGCGCCAGAACGCCGAGACGCGACTGCTACGACTGGGCGTTCTTTCTGGCCCAGTTTCTCACATCGGATTTTGCTCTCGATGGGGTAATATGTGTCTCTCTGCGGCGAGCCACCTGGTTTGGAGGTACTGGCCGTGGAAGCGGCCGCCGCTTACGAAGACCTACTTGACCGACCGGCGGATTCGGACACGAGTGTCGGCCAGCTGCTAAACACGTGGTCAGGTGCAAATGAGTGTGGTGGTGCGTGTGACACCTCGGATGCCACCGATGGCGCCAGCGACGAGATGAGAGAGCTCTCGAACTTCGGAGACTTCGATGAGCGCGACGACATCATAGGGACCCGTAACCGAGTCGGCCGTCACGACGGAAGACATACGACGCAGAGCTTTCATGACGGCTTCGACTCGTCCGGGAACGATCTGGATCAGAACATAGACCTTCAAATGGCTTCGGTTCTTCATTTTATGGTCTTGCTCCTACGAGTGTTTCTAGGACAATGGAAACGGGCCTTCCGTTCTCGATGGAAATTTGCTAGAATGAGGCGCGTGGGTCTCCTTGGAGGCCCTTGTCCCGACCTCTCTGGCAGGACACAGATTGCGGCGCAATCGACTGCCTCCTTATGACAGCCGCTGAGTCGCCGCAACGACCCTTGCAAGGTGCTATGAATCACGGCGTATCTACTCCCACAGCTGAAGGTGTGTTGGAGCTCGAGCCGCAGGGAAACG
Encoded here:
- a CDS encoding TrmH family RNA methyltransferase; translated protein: MSLVRIVLHRPQNPANVGAAARVVANTGLQGLDLVDPCDYRTVEAWRMAWGAEDILEQTRVFVTLEEALADCVYVAALVGRRPRRVEPITARAMASEVSELASDARVALVFGCESKGLTEEELCLCQRRVRIPSHPRQPSLNLAQAVMVAAYEVLVARSGGAAPPPRAPHGDAHRALSKLKDAFLEIGFLPSQNPEARFVEWRELFGRAGLTPREVKLLLALGRRIANTGRAANRARSSNGP
- a CDS encoding Lrp/AsnC ligand binding domain-containing protein, yielding MKNRSHLKVYVLIQIVPGRVEAVMKALRRMSSVVTADSVTGPYDVVALIEVSEVRELSHLVAGAIGGIRGVTRTTTLICT
- a CDS encoding dienelactone hydrolase family protein; amino-acid sequence: MGELVDYPSNGRSARGYLSMPESGAGPGVVVIQEWWGLVGHIKSVADRFAASGYVALAPDLYHGEATKSPDEAGKLMMALDIGRAERDLRGGVDFLASKSSGNKVGVVGFCMGGQLALFAASKNDRIGACVDFYGIHPNVKPDFTQIQAPVLGLFAEKDAFVNAEAVNALEKALREARVTADFHTYPGVDHAFFNDEREVYDRKAAEDAWKRVLAFFKAHLSS
- a CDS encoding ferritin-like domain-containing protein, whose protein sequence is MTFDFGGARFDRQRDRSVLVWIFSQFLYGEVTGIQVGHWLYRAPSLDAANFLARQAVEELQHVDRFRDIIEILDASPETAHPAVRFLSSGMMGDDWAEHVLLEMALGEGYVLDVLYALIDTVEHEGIVSILRRATRQEERHVAFGEDQTRRAIEENPAIVWRLRGLALWSLFGIDVLARAVERRCDREHPVLRQFPGFLRHVRQNAETRLLRLGVLSGPVSHIGFCSRWGNMCLSAASHLVWRYWPWKRPPLTKTYLTDRRIRTRVSASC